The Daucus carota subsp. sativus chromosome 2, DH1 v3.0, whole genome shotgun sequence genome includes a window with the following:
- the LOC108206763 gene encoding probable GABA transporter 2 isoform X1, whose amino-acid sequence MENAKANNPENGSVVADNSLRDDAGAAFVLESKGEWYHAGYHLTTAIVGPTVLALPFAFRGMGWALGFFSLTVMGAVTFYAYYLMSLVLDYCENSGRRHIRFRELAADVLGSGWMFYFVVSIQTAINFAVSVGCILLAGNCLQIIYRLITPTGSIKLYEFIAMVTVVMMLLSQMPTFHSLRHINLGSLLLCLGFSFLITGACIYAGSSKNAPPRDYSLANSSSSKLFGAFTSISIIAAIFGNGILPEIQATLAPPATGKMVKGLTLCYLVIFVTFCSVAISGYLVFGNKSSPNILNNLLPFEGPSLAPKWLIALTVSFVILQLFAITLVYSQVTYEIMEKKSADVKKGLFSKRNLIPRIMLRSLYMLLCGLFAAMLPFFADISAVVGAVGFIPLDFILPMLLYNMTFKPSRSSFMYWFNNTIMIVFTCVGLLGAFSSIRQLVLDAKTFKPFSD is encoded by the exons ATGGAAAATGCAAAGGCAAACAACCCAGAAAATGGTTCAGTAGTTGCTGATAATAGTCTCAGAGATGATGCTGGTGCAGCTTTTGTTCTTGAATCTAAAG GGGAATGGTATCATGCTGGGTATCATTTGACAACTGCGATAGTAGGGCCAACAGTACTGGCGTTGCCGTTTGCGTTTAGAGGGATGGGCTGGGCGCTGGGATTCTTCTCCTTGACTGTGATGGGTGCTGTTACTTTTTATGCTTACTATCTCATGTCACTTGTGCTTGATTACTGTGAAAATTCCGGGCGTCGCCACATCCGATTTCGTGAACTTGCTGCTGATGTATTAG GGTCTGGATGGatgttttattttgttgtatCAATACAAACGGCAATCAATTTTGCAGTATCAGTGGGATGCATTTTGCTTGCGGGAAATTGCCTCCAG ATCATCTACAGGTTAATCACTCCGACCGGATCCATAAAATTGTATGAATTCATTGCAATGGTGACAGTAGTAATGATGCTTCTCTCTCAAATGCCGACCTTCCACTCTCTCAGGCATATCAATCTAGGTTCACTTCTTCTCTGCTTAGGCTTCTCTTTTCTTATTACAGGGGCTTGCATCTATGCAG GTTCCTCAAAGAATGCACCTCCGAGGGATTATTCTCTAGCAAACTCATCATCGTCAAAGCTTTTCGGTGCATTCACTTCCATCTCTATAATAGCTGCCATATTTGGAAATGGGATACTGCCTGAGATACAG GCAACACTGGCGCCACCAGCCACTGGGAAGATGGTGAAGGGCCTAACACTGTGTTATTTGGTAATTTTTGTCACTTTCTGCTCTGTTGCAATTTCGGGCTACTTGGTATTCGGGAACAAATCCAGTCCAAACATTCTGAATAACTTACTGCCCTTTGAAGGACCGTCATTGGCTCCAAAATGGCTTATAGCACTTACAGTTAGCTTTGTTATTCTTCAACTCTTTGCCATTACCCTG GTTTACTCTCAAGTAACATACGAGATCATGGAAAAGAAATCTGCTGATGTGAAGAAAGGATTGTTCTCCAAAAGAAACTTAATCCCACGGATCATGCTTCGCTCACTCTACATGCTATTATGCGGCCTTTTTGCTGCAATGCTGCCATTTTTTGCAGACATCAGTGCTGTAGTTGGAGCAGTTGGCTTCATTCCTCTAGATTTCATTCTTCCAATGCTTTTATACAACATGACTTTCAAGCCTTCCCGATCTTCCTTCATGTATTGGTTTAACAACACAATTATGATAGTCTTTACATGTGTGGGACTCTTGGGCGCATTCTCTTCAATACGACAGTTGGTTCTTGATGCCAAGACATTCAAGCCCTTTTCTGATTAG
- the LOC108206763 gene encoding probable GABA transporter 2 isoform X2, whose translation MENAKANNPENGSVVADNSLRDDAGAAFVLESKGEWYHAGYHLTTAIVGPTVLALPFAFRGMGWALGFFSLTVMGAVTFYAYYLMSLVLDYCENSGRRHIRFRELAADVLGSGWMFYFVVSIQTAINFAVSVGCILLAGNCLQIIYRLITPTGSIKLYEFIAMVTVVMMLLSQMPTFHSLRHINLGSSKNAPPRDYSLANSSSSKLFGAFTSISIIAAIFGNGILPEIQATLAPPATGKMVKGLTLCYLVIFVTFCSVAISGYLVFGNKSSPNILNNLLPFEGPSLAPKWLIALTVSFVILQLFAITLVYSQVTYEIMEKKSADVKKGLFSKRNLIPRIMLRSLYMLLCGLFAAMLPFFADISAVVGAVGFIPLDFILPMLLYNMTFKPSRSSFMYWFNNTIMIVFTCVGLLGAFSSIRQLVLDAKTFKPFSD comes from the exons ATGGAAAATGCAAAGGCAAACAACCCAGAAAATGGTTCAGTAGTTGCTGATAATAGTCTCAGAGATGATGCTGGTGCAGCTTTTGTTCTTGAATCTAAAG GGGAATGGTATCATGCTGGGTATCATTTGACAACTGCGATAGTAGGGCCAACAGTACTGGCGTTGCCGTTTGCGTTTAGAGGGATGGGCTGGGCGCTGGGATTCTTCTCCTTGACTGTGATGGGTGCTGTTACTTTTTATGCTTACTATCTCATGTCACTTGTGCTTGATTACTGTGAAAATTCCGGGCGTCGCCACATCCGATTTCGTGAACTTGCTGCTGATGTATTAG GGTCTGGATGGatgttttattttgttgtatCAATACAAACGGCAATCAATTTTGCAGTATCAGTGGGATGCATTTTGCTTGCGGGAAATTGCCTCCAG ATCATCTACAGGTTAATCACTCCGACCGGATCCATAAAATTGTATGAATTCATTGCAATGGTGACAGTAGTAATGATGCTTCTCTCTCAAATGCCGACCTTCCACTCTCTCAGGCATATCAATCTAG GTTCCTCAAAGAATGCACCTCCGAGGGATTATTCTCTAGCAAACTCATCATCGTCAAAGCTTTTCGGTGCATTCACTTCCATCTCTATAATAGCTGCCATATTTGGAAATGGGATACTGCCTGAGATACAG GCAACACTGGCGCCACCAGCCACTGGGAAGATGGTGAAGGGCCTAACACTGTGTTATTTGGTAATTTTTGTCACTTTCTGCTCTGTTGCAATTTCGGGCTACTTGGTATTCGGGAACAAATCCAGTCCAAACATTCTGAATAACTTACTGCCCTTTGAAGGACCGTCATTGGCTCCAAAATGGCTTATAGCACTTACAGTTAGCTTTGTTATTCTTCAACTCTTTGCCATTACCCTG GTTTACTCTCAAGTAACATACGAGATCATGGAAAAGAAATCTGCTGATGTGAAGAAAGGATTGTTCTCCAAAAGAAACTTAATCCCACGGATCATGCTTCGCTCACTCTACATGCTATTATGCGGCCTTTTTGCTGCAATGCTGCCATTTTTTGCAGACATCAGTGCTGTAGTTGGAGCAGTTGGCTTCATTCCTCTAGATTTCATTCTTCCAATGCTTTTATACAACATGACTTTCAAGCCTTCCCGATCTTCCTTCATGTATTGGTTTAACAACACAATTATGATAGTCTTTACATGTGTGGGACTCTTGGGCGCATTCTCTTCAATACGACAGTTGGTTCTTGATGCCAAGACATTCAAGCCCTTTTCTGATTAG
- the LOC108206881 gene encoding axial regulator YABBY 1 has product MSSSAAFSSPDHQYHLSPSSEKLCYVHCDFCDTVLAVSVPCSSLYMTVTVRCGHCTNLLSVNMRALQLPSSTNQLHQLGHSNNFFSPQINLMEEIRSSPSNMFLMNQSNPNESPMPVRGAGELPRLPATNKAPEKRQRVPSAYNRFIKEEIQRIKAGNPDISHREAFSAAAKNWAHFPHIHFGRLPDQSVKKPNVCQQDGSDDAAKNDGFRAAASVGISPYN; this is encoded by the exons ATGTCCTCTTCAGCTGCTTTTTCTTCACCGGACCACCAGTACCACCTTTCCCCCAGCTCCGAGAAGCTCTGTTACGTCCATTGTGACTTTTGTGACACGGTCCTCGCG GTGAGTGTTCCTTGCTCTAGTTTGTACATGACTGTTACGGTTCGGTGTGGGCACTGCACCAACCTGCTGTCTGTAAACATGAGAGCCCTGCAGCTTCCGTCCAGTACTAATCAGCTCCACCAGCTCGGACACTCCAATAACTTCTTCTCTCCTCAAATTAACCTTATG GAGGAAATCCGGAGCTCGCCTTCTAATATGTTTCTCATGAATCAATCAAACCCTAACGAATCTCCCATGCCAGTCCGAGGAGCTGGTGAGCTTCCTCGACTCCCTGCAACTAACAAAG CCCCAGAAAAGAGACAAAGAGTCCCCTCTGCTTACAACAGGTTTATCAA GGAAGAGATCCAGCGTATTAAAGCTGGCAATCCTGATATTAGTCACAGGGAAGCTTTCAGTGCTGCTGCCAAGAAT TGGGCACACTTTCCTCATATTCATTTTGGGCGTTTGCCTGATCAATCCGTGAAGAAACCTAATGTGTGCCAACAG GACGGATCAGATGATGCGGCGAAGAATGACGGATTTCGAGCTGCAGCAAGTGTGGGGATTTCTCCATACAACTAA
- the LOC108208145 gene encoding plasmodesmata-located protein 8 isoform X1, with the protein MSTSLPQYSSSRLYSLLFLFFRLLQVKANMFMYAGCSQEKFQPNSPFETNFNSLLSSIVTSSSHDMYNIFALGNDTSISTDSAIYGLYQCRGDQKLIDCSKCIKSAVSQVGLVCPYAYGASLQLDTCLVRYEHFNFFGKLDTSLRFRKCSRSVSNDVEFFRRRDDVLADLQRAAGFRVSTSGLVEGLAQCSGDTSASDCAYCLSDAVGKLKSLCGSAEAADVFLAQCYARYWASGYYDSSPSSNSDDVGKTVAIIVGVVAGIAVVIVLLSFCRKACY; encoded by the exons ATGTCGACAAGCCTTCCTCAATACTCCTCTTCAAGACTCTATTCGCTCCTGTTTCTCTTTTTTCGACTTCTTCAAGTTAAGGCCAACATGTTTATGTATGCAGGCTGCTCTCAGGAAAAATTCCAACCAAACTCGCCTTTCGAGACAAACTTCAATTCCTTACTCTCGTCAATAGTCACTTCATCTTCTCATGATATGTACAACATTTTTGCCCTTGGTAATGACACGTCTATCTCAACGGACTCCGCTATTTACGGACTCTACCAATGTAGAGGTGATCAGAAGCTGATTGATTGTTCAAAATGTATTAAAAGCGCGGTTAGTCAGGTAGGCTTAGTGTGTCCATACGCATACGGAGCTAGTTTACAACTAGATACTTGTTTAGTTAGATAcgaacattttaattttttcgggAAACTTGATACGAGCCTTAGGTTTAGGAAGTGTAGTAGAAGTGTTAGCAACGATGTCGAGTTTTTTAGGCGTAGAGATGATGTTCTTGCTGACCTGCAACGAGCTGCTGGTTTCCGGGTCAGTACTTCCGGTTTAGTTGAAGGATTGGCGCAGTGTTCGGGTGATACGAGTGCTTCGGATTGTGCTTATTGTTTGTCAGATGCTGTAGGCAAGCTGAAAAGCTTGTGTGGATCCGCGGAGGCAGCTGATGTGTTCTTGGCTCAGTGTTATGCTAGATACTGGGCTTCGGGGTACTACGATTCATCGCCAA GTTCTAACAGTGATGATGTGGGAAAAACAGTCGCGATTATTGTGGGAGTAGTCGCTGGAATAGCGGTTGTCATTGTTCTTCTCTCGTTTTGTCGAAAAGCATGTTACTAA
- the LOC108208145 gene encoding plasmodesmata-located protein 8 isoform X2 yields MSTSLPQYSSSRLYSLLFLFFRLLQVKANMFMYAGCSQEKFQPNSPFETNFNSLLSSIVTSSSHDMYNIFALGNDTSISTDSAIYGLYQCRGDQKLIDCSKCIKSAVSQVGLVCPYAYGASLQLDTCLVRYEHFNFFGKLDTSLRFRKCSRSVSNDVEFFRRRDDVLADLQRAAGFRVSTSGLVEGLAQCSGDTSASDCAYCLSDAVGKLKSLCGSAEAADVFLAQCYARYWASGYYDSSPST; encoded by the coding sequence ATGTCGACAAGCCTTCCTCAATACTCCTCTTCAAGACTCTATTCGCTCCTGTTTCTCTTTTTTCGACTTCTTCAAGTTAAGGCCAACATGTTTATGTATGCAGGCTGCTCTCAGGAAAAATTCCAACCAAACTCGCCTTTCGAGACAAACTTCAATTCCTTACTCTCGTCAATAGTCACTTCATCTTCTCATGATATGTACAACATTTTTGCCCTTGGTAATGACACGTCTATCTCAACGGACTCCGCTATTTACGGACTCTACCAATGTAGAGGTGATCAGAAGCTGATTGATTGTTCAAAATGTATTAAAAGCGCGGTTAGTCAGGTAGGCTTAGTGTGTCCATACGCATACGGAGCTAGTTTACAACTAGATACTTGTTTAGTTAGATAcgaacattttaattttttcgggAAACTTGATACGAGCCTTAGGTTTAGGAAGTGTAGTAGAAGTGTTAGCAACGATGTCGAGTTTTTTAGGCGTAGAGATGATGTTCTTGCTGACCTGCAACGAGCTGCTGGTTTCCGGGTCAGTACTTCCGGTTTAGTTGAAGGATTGGCGCAGTGTTCGGGTGATACGAGTGCTTCGGATTGTGCTTATTGTTTGTCAGATGCTGTAGGCAAGCTGAAAAGCTTGTGTGGATCCGCGGAGGCAGCTGATGTGTTCTTGGCTCAGTGTTATGCTAGATACTGGGCTTCGGGGTACTACGATTCATCGCCAAGTACGTGA
- the LOC108209740 gene encoding pectinesterase 2, translating to MNFRLFASFILFLFLFHGPAVFSYSFSEVKLKCSKTPNPQPCEYFLSNSPNYGPMLNDPDFLKVSIKLALDRAMHANLNTKSLGTKCRNKLEKAAWDDCLELYDSTIRKLNKTISPCSQEDAQTFLSSALTNLETCRAGFLELGVSDNLLPLMQNNVSKLISNTLAMNKGVYKKASYKGKFPTWVTPGDRKLLQTSTPKANVVVAQDGSGNYKTVAAAVAAAKSSSGRFVIYVKAGVYNEKIEIKAKNIMIVGDGIGKTILTGSKSVGGGSTTFASATLAVVGDGFIGRGFTVRNTAGGKNHQAVALRSGSDLSVFYQCSFEGYQDTLYVHSDRQFYRECDIYGTVDFIFGNAAVVIQNCNIRPRKPPAGTNTITAQGRTDPNQNTGIIIHNCRVTPADELKPVLSSTKNYLGRPWKAYSRTIFMKTFLDGFIKPEGWMEWSGNFALKTLYYGEYANTGAGAATGGRVKWGGYHVLTTAASVSDFTVGNFIAGSSWLPKTNVPFTSGL from the exons atgaattttcgTTTGTTCGccagttttattttatttttatttctttttcacGGTCCCGCTGTTTTTAGCTACTCATTCAGTGAGGTTAAACTAAAGTGTAGTAAAACACCGAATCCGCAACCATGCGAGTATTTCTTGAGCAACAGCCCGAATTACGGTCCGATGTTAAATGATCCCGATTTTCTCAAAGTGTCGATAAAGCTGGCCCTGGACCGAGCCATGCATGCGAATCTCAACACGAAGAGTTTAGGCACGAAGTGTCGCAATAAGCTCGAAAAGGCTGCATGGGATGATTGTCTCGAGTTGTACGACTCCACCATCCGCAAACTCAACAAGACCATCAGCCCATGCAGCCAAGAGGACGCGCAGACGTTCCTCAGCTCTGCGCTGACGAATCTCGAGACGTGTCGGGCCGGGTTTCTTGAGCTAGGGGTAAGTGATAACCTACTACCCTTGATGCAAAACAATGTGTCTAAATTAATTAGCAACACTCTAGCGATGAACAAAGGGGTGTATAAGAAGGCGAGCTACAAGGGGAAGTTCCCGACGTGGGTTACTCCGGGGGACCGGAAGCTTCTGCAGACGTCGACCCCGAAGGCGAATGTTGTGGTGGCGCAGGATGGGTCGGGGAACTATAAGACGGTGGCGGCGGCGGTTGCGGCTGCTAAGAGTAGTAGCGGAAGGTTTGTGATATATGTGAAAGCAGGTGTTTATAATGAGAAGATTGAGATCAAGGCTAAGAATATCATGATTGTTGGCGATGGGATTGGGAAAACGATACTAACTGGAAGCAAAAGTGTAGGAGGAGGAAGCACCACCTTCGCCTCCGCCACTCTCG CTGTTGTCGGAGACGGATTTATCGGTAGAGGCTTCACAGTCAGAAACACGGCAGGAGGGAAGAATCACCAAGCCGTGGCACTCCGGTCCGGCTCCGATCTCTCGGTCTTTTACCAATGTAGCTTTGAAGGGTATCAAGACACTCTCTACGTTCACTCTGATCGCCAGTTTTATAGAGAATGCGACATATACGGAACTGTCGATTTTATTTTCGGGAACGCGGCTGTCGTTATTCAGAATTGTAACATCAGGCCCCGAAAACCTCCAGCAGGTACCAACACTATAACGGCTCAAGGCCGAACCGATCCGAATCAGAACACTGGAATTATTATCCATAACTGCAGGGTCACACCAGCTGATGAACTCAAGCCTGTTCTGAGTTCGACTAAGAACTATCTTGGTAGGCCTTGGAAAGCATATTCGCGCACAATTTTTATGAAAACATTTCTCGATGGATTTATTAAGCCCGAAGGCTGGATGGAATGGAGCGGGAATTTTGCCTTGAAAACGTTGTATTATGGCGAATACGCGAACACTGGAGCAGGTGCAGCAACTGGAGGAAGGGTTAAATGGGGAGGATATCATGTTCTTACTACTGCAGCTTCGGTTTCGGATTTCACGGTGGGGAATTTTATTGCTGGGAGTTCTTGGTTGCCTAAAACAAACGTTCCCTTCACTTCTGGACTTTAA
- the LOC108209742 gene encoding methionine aminopeptidase 1A gives MSGATETSLTCARCGKPANLQCPKCVELKLPCEGAAFCTQDCFKASWSSHKSIHQKAKLSCENDTGAEQNSVAPNDWLYCTRKGQSRTPKLPIFDWTGTLKPYPISKPRLVPAHIDKPDWAIDGTPKIEPSSDLQRVVEIKTPEQIERMRETCRIAREVLDAAARVIRPGVTTDEIDAVVHEATIAAGGYPSPLNYYFFPKSCCTSVNEVICHGIPDARKLEDGDIVNVDVTVYFKGVHGDLNETFFVGTVDEASRQLVQCTYECLEKAIAIVKPGVRFREIGEIINRHALMSGLSVVKSYCGHGIGELFHCAPNIPHYARNKMVGIMKPGQTFTIEPMINAGNWRDRMWPDGWTAVTADGKRSAQFEHTLLVTETGVEVLTARLPTSPDMFPWLKS, from the exons ATGTCCGGTGCGACCGAGACTAGCTTGACTTGTGCTCGTTGCGGCAAGCCTGCTAATCTCCA GTGTCCAAAGTGTGTGGAATTAAAGCTTCCTTGTGAAGGTGCTGCCTTCTG CACGCAAGACTGTTTTAAAGCTTCCTGGAGTTCTCATAAGTCTATTCACCAGAAAGCAAAGTTGTCTTGTGAAAATGATACCGGAGCTGAACAGAATTCAGTGGCACCAAATGACTGGCTATACTGTACAAGAAAAGGACAATCTCGAACACCTAAACTTCCCATCTTTGATTGGACAGG GACTCTGAAGCCATATCCCATATCAAAGCCTCGTCTTGTACCTGCTCACATCGATAAACCTGACTGGGCGATTGAT GGAACTCCAAAAATAGAGCCTAGTAGTGATCTTCAGCGTGTTGTCGAG ATTAAAACACCTGAACAAATCGAGAGGATGAGGGAAACTTGCCGA ATTGCTAGAGAAGTTTTGGATGCAGCTGCTCGTGTTATTCGACCAGGTGTCACCACCGATGAAATTGATGCTGTAGTTCATGAGGCAACAATAGCTGCTG GAGGATATCCATCACCCTTAAATTATTACTTCTTCCCAAAGTCTTGCTGCAC GTCAGTCAATGAAGTAATCTGCCACGGGATTCCTGATGCTAG GAAATTAGAGGATGGGGATATTGTAAATGTTGATGTAACTGTATACTTCAAAGGAGTTCATG GTGATCTCAATGAAACATTCTTTGTCGGAACTGTTGACGAGGCATCTCGACAGCTGGTTCAATGTACTTACGAGTGTTTGGAGAAAGCAATTGCAATTG TTAAACCTGGAGTACGATTTCGAGAAATTGGGGAAATTATTAATCGCCATGCTCTAATGTCAGGGCTCTCTGTG GTGAAGTCATATTGTGGTCATGGAATTGGAGAGCTTTTCCATTGTGCACCAAATATTCCTCACTACGCAA GAAATAAAATGGTGGGTATAATGAAGCCTGGGCAGACCTTTACCATTGAACCTATGATTAATGCAG GTAATTGGCGTGATCGGATGTGGCCTGATGGTTGGACTGCTGTCACAGCTGATGGAAAACGAAGTGCTCAGTTTGAACACACACTTCTG